The following proteins come from a genomic window of Athalia rosae chromosome 1, iyAthRosa1.1, whole genome shotgun sequence:
- the LOC105690629 gene encoding coatomer subunit beta', translating to MPLRLDIKRKLTSRSDRVKSVDLHPSEPWMLCSLYQGNVNIWNHETQTLAKTFEVCDLPVRAAKFVPRKNWVVTGSDDMQVRVFNYNTLERVHSFEAHSDYVRCIAVHPTQPFILTSSDDMLIKLWNWDKSWLCQQVFEGHTHYVMQIVFNPKDNNTFASASLDRTVKVWQLGSSTANFTLEGHEKGVNCVDYYHGGDKPYLISGADDKYVKIWDYQNKTCVQTLEGHTQNISAVCFHPELPIVLTGSEDGTVRIWHAGTYRLESSLNYGFERVWTISCMRGSNNVALGYDEGSVMVKVGREEPAVSMDSLGGKIVWARHSEVQQVNLKALGEDAQDGERLPLAVKDMGACEIYPQTIQHNPNGRFLVVCGDGEYIIYTSMALRNKAFGQASEFVWAADSSQYAVREGTSTVKVFKNFKERKSFKPDFGADGIFGGFMLGVSSGSGLSFYDWDSLKLIRRIDIQPTHVYWAENASLVALATADQYFILKFHADVVNNSPENTEDIEDAFEMIAEMSEAVKTGLWVGDCFIYTNSVNRINYFVGGEVVTISHLDRPMYLLGYVPRDNRLYLCDKELSVVFYSLLLSVLEYQTAVMRKDFETADRVLPTVPKEHRTRVAHFLEKQGFKEQALAVSTDPEHRFELALALGDLRTAHELAKEASSQQKWRQLAALATQKGRLRLAQECLHHAQDFGGLLLLATSTGNAGMIRKLGEAADDSGKNNISFLSNFLLGDIDKCLDILIKTDRIPEAAFFARAYAPSKISAVVKLWREKLSTVSEKAGQSLADPEQYENLFPGFREALKVEQFLREEAKHTIPAAAYPTVTLNVARKPLEEMQVAEEAGKFVYRGEPLPGASDESVQPAAADFLADRLLDLDISQPISSTVASQATPKPSAVPIIPSVISQPMASQKASKPSSTTRPLTTEDEDDIDFDLELDENIDTTDVNLDDDLLGED from the exons ATG cCGCTGCGACTGGACATCAAACGTAAGTTGACGTCGAGATCAGACAGAGTAAAAAGTGTAGATCTCCACCCGTCGGAGCCATGGATGCTCTGCTCATTGTACCAGGGTAACGTGAACATCTGGAATCATGAAACCCAAACGCTAGCTAAAACTTTTGAAGTATGCGACCTGCCAGTGAGGGCAGCAAAGTTTGTTCCACGCAAAAATTGGGTTGTCACTGGATCTGATGATATGCAAGTCAGAGTCTTCAACTACAATACCTTAGAAcgtgttcattcatttgaaGCACACAGCGATTACGTCAGATGCATCGCTGTCCATCCTACTCAACCTTTTATTCTAACTAGCAGCG ATGATATGCTGATAAAATTATGGAACTGGGACAAGTCGTGGCTCTGCCAACAAGTTTTTGAAGGTCATACTCACTACGTGATGCAAATTGTTTTTAACCCAAAAGACAACAACACATTTGCCAGTGCTTCTCTGGATCGAACCGTAAAAGTCTGGCAACTGGGTTCGTCCACCGCAAATTTTACCCTTGAAGGTCATGAGAAGGGAGTTAACTGCGTGGATTATTATCATGGTGGTGACAAGCCATATTTGATATCAGGAGCAGATGATAAATATGTCAAAATATGGGATTACCAAAATAAAACTTGCGTTCAAACTCTGGAAGGCCACACTCAGAATATATCAGCTGTATGCTTCCATCCCGAGTTACCGATTGTTCTGACAGGTTCAGAGGATGGGACAGTCAGAATCTGGCATGCCGGAACTTACAGACTAGAGTCTTCTCTGAATTATGGGTTTGAAAGAGTTTGGACAATCTCATGTATGCGTGGATCGAACAACGTGGCTTTAGGGTATGATGAAGGTAGCGTTATGGTGAAAGTAGGTAGAGAAGAGCCTGCCGTCTCAATGGACTCTCTAGGTGGAAAAATAGTTTGGGCAAGACACAGTGAGGTACAGCAAGTAAATCTGAAGGCACTCGGAGAGGATGCGCAAGACGGAGAGCGTCTACCGCTTGCTGTTAAGGACATGGGTGCCTGCGAAATTTATCCACAAACAATACAGCATAATCCTAATGGAAGATTTTTAGTCGTGTGTGGGGATGGGGAATATATCATCTACACCTCAATGGCTTTAAGAAATAAAGCGTTTGGACAAGCTTCTGAATTCGTGTGGGCTGCTGATTCTAGTCAGTATGCTGTCAGAGAAGGAACTAGTACTGTAAAAGTGTTCAAGAATTTCAAGGAAAGAAAGAGCTTCAAACCTGATTTTGGAGCAGATG GTATCTTTGGTGGATTTATGCTTGGAGTATCTTCTGGCTCTGGGCTTTCCTTCTACGACTGGGATTCTCTGAAGTTGATTCGCCGGATTGACATCCAGCCAACGCACGTATATTGGGCTGAAAATGCATCTCTTGTCGCACTGGCTACTGCAGATCAATACTTTATACTCAAATTCCATGCTGATGTAGTTAATAACTCTcctgaaaacaccgaagataTCGAAGATGCTTTTGAG ATGATTGCTGAAATGAGTGAGGCCGTGAAAACTGGTCTTTGGGTTGGCGACTGTTTTATCTATACTAACAGTGTTAATCGTATCAATTACTTTGTTGGTGGTGAAGTCGTCACCATTTCACATCTAGACAGACCGATGTACCTGCTGGGTTACGTTCCACGTGACAATAGGCTGTATCTATGCGATAAAGAACTCTCCGTCGTTTTCTATTCTCTCTTGCTCTCTGTTCTTGAATATCAAACCGCAGTTATGAGAAAAGACTTTGAAACTGCAGACAGAGTCCTGCCAACGGTGCCTAAGGAGCACCGTACCAGAGTCGCACATTTCTTGGAGAAACAG GGTTTCAAGGAACAAGCATTAGCAGTCTCCACCGATCCAGAGCATAGGTTTGAATTGGCTTTGGCACTCGGTGATCTGAGGACAGCCCATGAATTGGCAAAGGAAGCAAGTAGCCAGCAAAAATGGCGGCAGCTTGCAGCACTCGCCACACAAAAGGGACGATTGAGATTGGCTCAAGAATGTCTTCATCATGCTCAAGACTTTGGTGGTTTACTTTTACTTGCTACGAGCACCGGTAATGCTGGAATGATCAGAAAACTCGGTGAAGCTGCCGATGATTCaggaaaaaacaatatttcgTTCTTGTCTAACTTCCTATTGGGAGATATCGATAAATGTTTGGATATCCTGATAAAAACCGACAGGATTCCAGAGGCCGCGTTCTTTGCGAGAGCTTATGCTCCAAGCAAAATATCAGCAGTGGTAAAATTATGGCGTGAAAAACTTTCTACAGTCAGCGAAAAAGCAGGACAGAGTCTAGCGGATCCAGAAcagtatgaaaatttatttccgggGTTCCGGGAAGCTCTCAAGGTCGAACAGTTCCTGAGAGAAGAAGCTAAACACACTATCCCAGCTGCAGCTTACCCAACGGTCACG TTAAATGTTGCACGCAAACCACTGGAGGAAATGCAAGTTGCTGAAGAGGCTGGCAAGTTCGTTTATAGAGGGGAGCCACTGCCAGGGGCTTCGGACGAAAGTGTACAGCCAGCTGCAGCTGATTTCTTAGCTGACAGGCTATTAGATCTAGATATTAGCCAACCAATTTCATCCACAGTTGCATCTCAAGCCACGCCAAAACCTTCAGCTGTTCCGATCATACCTTCCGTCATCTCGCAACCCATGGCATCTCAAAAAGCTTCAAAACCATCAAGCACCACGAGACCACTGACCacagaagatgaagatgacaTAGACTTTGACCTCGAGCTTGATGAAAACATCGATACTACC GATGTAAATCTGGACGATGATTTGCTGGGAGAGGACTAA